CGCGGCTGCGTTCCGTCGAGCTCGCCGGTGATCCGGAGTTCGTCGCGACGACCTTCGTCGGCGGGCCCAAGCACCTGCCGATCCGCTATCGGCTGACCTAGCCCGATCAGCAGCAGCGGGACTGCGGGTTGGACTCCGCCGCCGCGTGCCGCATCCGCCAGTACTCGCGTTCGGACAGGATCGGCTCGCCGGGGTGGGTGCGCCGGCGGTGCTCGACGTAGCGCCGGTAGTGGTTGTCGCCCATCAGGCTGGCGAAGTACCAGCGGATGTGGCGGACGGCGTCGCCGATTCGCGCAGCGCGTCCCACTGCTTCTGCACCTCCTTCTCGTGTTTGGTGGCGATCAGCCCGGACGGCCCGAAGATGCGCGACGGCACCGGTTCGTCCTCGGTG
The window above is part of the Mycolicibacterium hassiacum DSM 44199 genome. Proteins encoded here:
- a CDS encoding YbdD/YjiX family protein — its product is MGRAARIGDAVRHIRWYFASLMGDNHYRRYVEHRRRTHPGEPILSEREYWRMRHAAAESNPQSRCC